CTGTTCCCAAAGCCTTTTGGCGATGGTTTTCGCCGCCTGGGTGGAAAGTTGCTGGGCCACGATGCTTTCCGCCAAGACCCGGAAGGGGTCCCGCTGGGGCACAGGGTGAGGGTGGAAGGGGGCGGGCCCGTAACGCTCCAAGAAGGCCAGAAGGAGGGGGTGCTCAAACAAACCGTACCCCTTCGGCCCGGGTCACCTTGCCCTGGTAGAGGAAGGTGACTTGGCGGAGGGCCGCCTGGAGGTCAAAGGGGGTGAGGGCGCTGGTGGCGTCCTCGGGCAGGACCACCTGGTACCAGCGCAAGGCGGCGGAGCCGGCGGTGTGGAGAACGCAGATGTTGGCCACGGTGCCCGTGACCACCACGTGCTTTACCCCCCATAGGTGCAGGTAGTGGTCCAAGGGGGTGCCGTAGAAGGCATCGTAGCGCACCTTCTGGACGATGAGGTCCCCGGGCTCGGGGCGGAGCTCTTCCAGGA
This Thermus hydrothermalis DNA region includes the following protein-coding sequences:
- a CDS encoding nicotinamidase; the protein is MVEVPEIPKVESLDLPAKETALIVVDMQNDFAHPQGALFVPDAPKSVPAIRLLLERARAAGARVVYTQDWHREDDPEFQIWPRHAVAGTWGAEILEELRPEPGDLIVQKVRYDAFYGTPLDHYLHLWGVKHVVVTGTVANICVLHTAGSAALRWYQVVLPEDATSALTPFDLQAALRQVTFLYQGKVTRAEGVRFV